From a single Prionailurus bengalensis isolate Pbe53 chromosome A1, Fcat_Pben_1.1_paternal_pri, whole genome shotgun sequence genomic region:
- the IRS2 gene encoding insulin receptor substrate 2 — MASPPLHGPPGPAGGDGPNLNNNNNNNNHSVRKCGYLRKQKHGHKRFFVLRGPGDEAAAAGGGPAPQPPRLEYYESEKKWRSKAGAPKRVIALDCCLNINKRADAKHKYLIALYTKDEYFAVAAENEQEQEGWYRALTDLVSEGRAGAGDAPPAAAATAASCSASLPGALGGSAGAAAADDSYGLVAPASAAYREVWQVNLKPKGLGQSRNLTGVYRLCLSARTIGFVKLNCEQPSVTLQLMNIRRCGHSDSFFFIEVGRSAVTGPGELWMQADDSVVAQNIHETILEAMKALKELFEFRPRSKSQSSGSSSTHPISVPGARRHHHLVNLPPSQTGLVRRSRTDSLAATPPAAKCSSCRVRTASEGDGGAAAAGAGAAGGRPVSVAGSPLSPGPVRTPLSRSHTLSGGGGGGGGRAGKVALAPAGGALQHSRSMSMPVAHSPPAATSPSSLSSSSGHGSGSYPPPPGPHPHLQHPLHQPASQRPSSGSASASGSPSDPGFMSLDEYGSSPGDLRAFCSHRSNTPESIAETPPARDGSGGELYGYMTMDRPLSHCGRPYRRVSGDGAQDVDRGLRKRTYSLTTPARQRPVPQPSSASLDEYTLMRVSFSGSSGRLCPSCPASSPKAAYHPYPEDYGDVEIGSHRSSSSNLGTDDGYMPMTPGAALTGGGSGSCRSDDYMPMSPTSVSAPKQILQPRAAAAALPPAGAPVSTPAASRAFPASGGSYKASSPAESSPEDSGYMRMWCGSKLSMENADSKLLPNGDYLNMSPSDAGASGTPPDFFSAALHGSGETLRGVPGYCHSSLPRSYKAPYTCNGDNNDQYVLMSSPVGRILEEERLEPLASPGTAPSSGCGGGGHAQPPHPAVPSPGRPGGSVGGRPEGFLNQRCRAVRPTRLSLEGLQTLPSMHEYPLPPEPKSPGEYINIDFGDAGARLSPPAPPLLASAASSSSLLSASSPASSLGSGTPGTSGDSRQRSPLSDYMNLDFSSPKSPKPGPQGGDPVGSLDALLSPEASSPYPPLPPRPAASASALQPQPLPPPPPGELYRLPPAPAAQGPSAASSSSSETGDNGDYTEMAFGVAATPPQPIAAPPKPEGARVTSPTSGLKRLSLRDQVSGVEAFLQASQPPDPHRGAKVIRADPQGGRRRHSSETFSSTTTVTPVSPSFAHNPKRHNSASVENVSLRKSSEGAGGGGLAGGDERPTSPRQLQPPPPQQARPWLPSQPGGLVGCPGGSGSPMRRETSAGFQNGLNYIAIDVRDEPGLSPGPQQLPHPQPGDKSAWGRTRSLGGLLSAVGGGSTGGVCGGPGPGALPSANTYASIDFLSHHLKEATIVKE, encoded by the coding sequence ATGGCGAGCCCGCCGCTGCACGGGCCCCCCGGGCCGGCGGGTGGCGACGGCCCCaacctcaacaacaacaacaacaacaacaaccacagcGTGCGCAAGTGCGGTTACCTGCGCAAGCAGAAGCACGGCCACAAGCGCTTCTTCGTGCTGCGCGGGCCCGGCgacgaggcggcggcggcgggcggggggccGGCGCCGCAGCCGCCGCGGCTCGAGTACTACGAGAGCGAGAAGAAGTGGCGGAGCAAGGCGGGCGCCCCGAAGCGGGTCATCGCGCTCGACTGCTGCCTGAACATCAACAAGCGCGCCGACGCCAAGCACAAGTACCTGATCGCGCTCTACACCAAGGACGAGTACTTCGCCGTGGCGGCCGAGAACGAGCAGGAGCAGGAGGGCTGGTACCGCGCGCTCACCGACCTGGTCAGCGAGGGCCGCGCGGGCGCCGGCGAcgcgccccccgccgccgccgccaccgccgcgtCCTGCAGCGCCTCCCTGCCCGGCGCCCTGGGCGGCTCGGCCGGCGCCGCCGCGGCCGATGACAGCTACGGGCTGGTGGCGCCCGCCTCGGCCGCCTACCGCGAGGTGTGGCAGGTGAACCTGAAGCCCAAGGGCCTGGGCCAGAGCAGGAACCTGACGGGCGTGTACCGCCTGTGCCTGTCGGCGCGCACCATCGGCTTTGTGAAACTTAACTGTGAGCAGCCGTCGGTGACGCTGCAGCTCATGAACATTCGCCGCTGCGGCCACTCGGACAGCTTCTTCTTCATCGAGGTGGGCCGGTCGGCCGTCACGGGCCCAGGTGAGCTGTGGATGCAGGCCGACGACTCGGTGGTGGCGCAGAACATCCACGAGACCATCTTGGAGGCCATGAAGGCGCTCAAGGAGCTCTTCGAGTTCCGGCCGCGCAGCAAGAGCCAGTCGTCGGGCTCGTCCTCCACACACCCCATCAGCGTCCCCGGCGCGCGCCGCCACCACCACCTGGTCAACCTGCCCCCCAGCCAGACGGGCCTGGTGCGCCGCTCGCGCACCGACAGCCTGGCCGCCACCCCGCCGGCAGCCAAGTGCAGCTCGTGCCGGGTGCGCACGGCCAGCGAGGGCGAcggcggcgcggcggcggcgggggccggggcggcgggCGGCAGGCCCGTGTCGGTGGCCGGGAGTCCCCTGAGCCCCGGGCCGGTGCGAACGCCCCTGAGCCGCTCACACACCctgagcggcggcggcggcggcggcggcggccgcgcggGCAAGGTGGCGCTGGCGCCGGCAGGGGGCGCCCTGCAACACAGCCGCTCCATGTCCATGCCCGTGGCGCACTCTCCCCCAGCAGCCACCAGCCCTAGCAGCCTGTCGTCCAGCAGCGGGCACGGCTCCGGCTCCTACCCACCGCCTCCGGGCCCGCACCCGCACCTGCAGCACCCCCTGCACCAGCCCGCGAGCCAGCGGCCCTCCAGCGGCAGCGCCTCGGCCTCAGGGTCCCCCAGCGACCCCGGCTTCATGTCTCTGGACGAGTACGGCTCCAGCCCTGGGGACCTGAGAGCCTTCTGCAGCCACCGGAGCAACACGCCCGAGTCCATTGCCGAGACGCCCCCGGCCCGGGACGGCAGCGGGGGCGAGCTGTACGGGTACATGACCATGGACAGGCCCCTGAGCCACTGTGGCCGCCCCTACCGCAGAGTCTCCGGGGACGGGGCCCAGGACGTGGACAGAGGCCTGAGGAAGCGGACGTACTCCCTGACCACACCTGCCCGGCAGCGGCCCGTGCCCCAGCCCTCCTCTGCGTCCCTGGACGAATACACCCTGATGCGGGTCTCCTTCTCTGGCAGCTCCGGCCGCCTCTGCCCGTCCTGCCCCGCCTCATCTCCCAAAGCGGCCTACCACCCCTACCCCGAGGACTACGGGGACGTCGAGATCGGCTCCCACAGGAGCTCCAGCAGTAACCTGGGTACGGACGACGGCTACATGCCCATGACCCCCGGCGCGGCCCTCACGGGGGGTGGCAGTGGCAGCTGTAGGAGTGACGACTACATGCCTATGAGCCCCACCAGCGTGTCTGCCCCAAAGCAGATCCTGCAGCCTCGGGCTGCCGCTGCGGCCTTGCCCCCCGCGGGAGCGCCGGTGTCCACACCCGCAGCCAGCAGGGCCTTCCCGGCCAGCGGGGGCAGCTACAAGGCGAGCTCCCCGGCGGAGAGCTCCCCCGAGGACAGCGGGTACATGCGTATGTGGTGTGGCTCCAAGCTGTCCATGGAGAACGCAGACAGCAAGCTGCTGCCCAACGGGGACTACCTCAACATGTCCCCCAGCGACGCGGGCGCCTCGGGGACCCCTCCCGACTTCTTCTCGGCCGCCTTGCATGGCAGCGGGGAGACGCTCAGGGGAGTGCCCGGCTATTGCCACAGCTCCCTGCCCCGCTCCTACAAGGCTCCCTACACCTGCAACGGGGACAACAACGACCAGTATGTACTCATGAGCTCTCCGGTGGGGCGCATCCTGGAAGAGGAGAGGCTGGAGCCGCTGGCCAGCCCGGGGACGGCGCCGTCCAGCGGCTGCGGCGGTGGCGGCCACGCCCAGCCTCCTCACCCAGCAGTGCCTTCGCCTGGCAGGCCAGGTGGCAGCGTTGGCGGCCGCCCAGAGGGCTTCCTGAACCAGCGCTGCCGGGCCGTGCGGCCCACGCGCCTGTCCCTGGAGGGGCTTCAGACCCTGCCCAGCATGCACGAATACCCGCTGCCGCCCGAGCCCAAGAGCCCCGGCGAGTACATCAACATTGACTTCGGCGACGCGGGAGCTCGCCTGTCGCCTCCCGCGCCCCCGCTGCTGGCCTCGGCCGCCTCGTCGTCCTCGCTGCTGTCCGCCAGCAGCCCGGCCTCCTCCCTGGGCTCGGGCACCCCGGGCACGAGCGGCGACAGCCGACAGCGCTCCCCGCTGTCCGACTACATGAACCTCGACTTCAGCTCGCCCAAGTCACCCAAGCCGGGCCCCCAGGGCGGGGACCCTGTGGGCTCGCTGGACGCCCTCCTGTCCCCCGAGGCCTCCTCCCCCTATCCGCCGCTGCCCCCGCGCCCTGCGGCGTCTGCCTCCGCCCTGCAGCCGCAGCCGCTGCCGCCGCCCCCTCCAGGCGAGCTGTAccgcctgccccccgcccccgccgcccagGGCCCCAGCGCTGCCTCCTCGTCGTCCTCGGAGACTGGGGACAATGGTGACTACACCGAGATGGCCTTCGGCGTGGCTGCCACCCCGCCGCAACCCATCGCCGCCCCCCCGAAGCCGGAAGGTGCCCGCGTGACCAGCCCCACGTCCGGCCTCAAGAGGCTGAGTCTCAGGGATCAAGTGTCGGGAGTGGAGGCCTTCCTGCAGGCCAGCCAGCCCCCGGACCCGCACCGGGGGGCCAAGGTCATCCGCGCAGACCCGCAGGGGGGCCGCCGCCGCCACAGCTCCGAGACCTTCTCCTCGACCACCACTGTGACCCCCGTGTCCCCGTCCTTCGCCCACAACCCGAAGCGCCACAACTCGGCCTCCGTGGAAAACGTCTCTCTCAGGAAAAGCAGCGAAGGGGCGGGCGGCGGTGGCCTGGCTGGGGGCGACGAGCGCCCCACGTCCCCCCGCCAGCTGCAGCCACCGCCCCCCCAGCAGGCACGGCCGTGGCTACCGAGTCAGCCGGGGGGCTTGGTCGGGTGCCCCGGGGGCAGCGGCTCTCCGATGCGCAGGGAGACCTCTGCCGGCTTCCAGAACGGCCTCAACTACATCGCCATCGACGTGAGGGACGAACCTGGGCTGTCGCCCGGCCCGCAGCAGCTTCCGCATCCGCAGCCGGGAGACAAGAGCGCCTGGGGCCGGACCCGTAGCCTGGGGGGTCTCCTCAGCGCGGTGGGGGGCGGCAGCACCGGTGGGGTGTGCGGGGGGCCCGGCCCCGGCGCCCTGCCCTCCGCCAACACCTATGCCAGCATTGACTTCCTGTCGCATCACCTGAAGGAGGCCACCATTGTGAAAG